A part of Anabas testudineus chromosome 7, fAnaTes1.2, whole genome shotgun sequence genomic DNA contains:
- the LOC113167967 gene encoding N-acetyltransferase family 8 member 3, which translates to MAQKTNFPFSIREYRPSDRPEVISLFHDGIFEHVYPAFFKAMRHQDHVGIALSISMAGYVLGGSSYFQAILFLSAWAGLIYYCCNEIYEGYMIRRMSTDMADIEANYLENPDNGFWVAETNVNGRSKVVGMVAVIGKKGEEESEKFDDWNGGVMQGESEFAQDAGDGSYGEMSHAIVTFPWRRKNLGSQLTQKALDFCKEQGCTRLVVDVSSPQTAAIALYQKLGFLQTASHSNTHANCWFSRLARINMMRMEKFI; encoded by the exons ATGGCCCAGAAAACTAACT TTCCATTCTCCATCAGGGAGTACAGACCCTCAGATCGACCTGAAGTCATCTCCCTCTTTCATGATGGGATATTTGAACATGTGTACCCAGCTTTCTTCAAAGCCATGCGCCATCAAGATCATGTAGGCATTGCTCTGAGTATTTCCATGGCTGGCTATGTGCTGGGAGGTAGCTCCTACTTTCAAGCTATACTCTTTTTAAGCGCATGGGCAGGCCTTATTTATTACTGCTGCAATGAAATCTATGAAGGCTACATGATAAGGCGCATGAGCACAGACATGGCCGACATTGAAGCCAACTACCTGGAAAACCCAGATAATGGTTTCTGGGTGGCGGAGACAAACGTTAACGGCCGGTCTAAGGTGGTGGGGATGGTGGCAGTGATTGGGAagaagggagaggaagaaagtgaGAAGTTTGATGACTGGAACGGAGGAGTGATGCAAGGAGAGTCAGAGTTTGCCCAAGATGCAGGAGATGGGAGTTACGGTGAGATGTCGCACGCAATTGTGACGTTTCCATGGCGTCGCAAAAACCTAGGCTCACAATTGACGCAGAAGGCGTTGGACTTCTGCAAAGAGCAAGGCTGCACCCGCCTCGTTGTGGATGTCAGCTCCCCACAGACAGCAGCCATTGCTCTGTACCAAAAGTTAGGCTTCCTTCAAACTGCATCCCACAGTAACACGCATGCGAATTGCTGGTTCTCCAGACTGGCCAGGATAAATATGATGCGAATGGAGAAGTTTATTTAA